A single genomic interval of Vulpes vulpes isolate BD-2025 chromosome 3, VulVul3, whole genome shotgun sequence harbors:
- the RPRM gene encoding protein reprimo, with product MSAAPDNRTDAAGLLLAQGGEALARAVRCCTQASVVTDGGPGPGPGPGPGPGPGPGPGPDERGLYVLRVVQIAVLCVLSLTVVFGIFFLGCNLLVKSEGMIDFLAKERRPSGDAEAVVAGPC from the coding sequence ATGAGCGCGGCGCCGGACAACCGCACGGACGCGGCGGGCCTGCTGCTGGCCCAGGGCGGCGAGGCGCTGGCGCGCGCGGTGCGCTGCTGCACGCAGGCGTCCGTGGTGACCGacggcggccccggccccggccccggccccggccccggccccggccccggccccggccccggccccgacgAGCGCGGCCTGTACGTCCTGCGCGTGGTGCAGATCGCGGTCCTGTGCGTGCTCTCGCTCACCGTGGTCTTCGGCATCTTCTTCCTCGGCTGCAACCTCCTCGTCAAGTCCGAGGGCATGATCGACTTCCTGGCGAAGGAGCGCAGGCCGTCGGGGGACGCGGAGGCGGTGGTCGCGGGGCCCTGCTGA